DNA from Macadamia integrifolia cultivar HAES 741 chromosome 12, SCU_Mint_v3, whole genome shotgun sequence:
CGTTGTCCGTACTCCCAGAGTTCCAGTTCCAGTTCCAACCTTCATTGGGTGCCTGTTAAATCTCATCACGTGCAATCATCACAGCTGGAGTTGGCCAGGGAGAGCAATTTTGGAAGGAAAACTCTCTCTCTGCATCTTTCTCTCCATCTCCAGATCCACCAGTGAATTCTCTTTTCAGACAGTGATGCATTGTTTCGTTTGATGATCTAACGACGCTTTCTTTGTTAATTCCATTGATATCTCGCtgatccaaaaccctaacatGTTTTCTTCTTCGCCACTCCTGTTTATGGTGAAAAGAAAGAGCAATTGACCGAAAAACAAATTGCAAGATCGATAGGAATTTCTATCTGGTTGAGTTCACTgcgatttttgtttttcttggtaGCTTCCTTTATCTACAGtatgaaagaaggaaaatcggTTAAATTTAATCTTCAGCAGCAGAACGATCGTGTCTCTCCGTTTAAACTCGCCAAATTGTTAGATCCCGAAGCTTCGTGGGACAAGGTatggttttatttcttttaatattgtTCGTACTGTATTTCGGCGCTTATGTGTTGTCTTCATATATAATTTACGCTATCTGGAATTCGATCGGATATTTCTGTGATGTCGAGGAGAGTTTAGTGAGTGAGTGATTAGTTATTGTGTCTTTACCACTGGAAAATAGTTCAATATAGCTTTTAATAAAGTCAACTAAAACTTTATCCTTTTTCTTCAATCTTACTACTTGAGTTTGCTTCTAAGATTTAGAggactttcattttcttccccaaTTTTCATCTACTGTGTTCTAGATGTGTTCCATGTTTTCCAATTTCGTTGATCTTGGCGGgttattgaaattgaaaattttcattgctATAAAGTATTCGGTATTCCCATTTATTCCTTATCGGTTTCCCATATTTAACCAAGAACAATGATTTTACTGTAGGATCACCTTCGAATTCAGCACTATCGTTGGCTATTGCCAGAATGTTCTTATGTTAGTAAATGTCAATGATTCTTTTCTGCAGGATCAATTGGGCGATGCTTTACATTGGATCCGGCAAGTTATTGGCCTTGTATGTGGGTTGCTGTGGGGTGCTGTCCCTTTCGTTGGTGCCATTTGGATTGTCGTGTAAGTTCAAATATACAGACATGCTTTGGCAACACTGATGTATTGAATATGCCTCTTTTTCAAATTATATATAATTCGCCTTTGCCGTtaaaattaatttgagtttGGCAGTAATAAATGTCTATAATGTGCTAGTTTTCTTCAACGAATCTATTGATTAGCTTAATGGCTATTACTATATAGAGGGAAGCCATGGTGGAGCTTAGATTTGTGGCTATTGAAACTCTCACTTTTTGTTAGAAGGGTTCCTGTTCCCGAATATCCTCTTCTGGGTACCTAATATCTATGATGGGTGTTAGGAGCCAACTGTTGTGTTGTTAACATTAATAATGCTTCAAATGGATCTTTTGCATCTTCCACCTTGAGGTAGAATTTATTGAAATGAACTTCAAAAGAAAGCAAGTTTTCGTATTACTCTTTTTTAGGAATCTCATACGAGGAAAGCttaactttgatattgatacaAATAGTAGGGTCCTTTCTTATTGTTTGGGTAAATGGCGTAGTTTTCACGGCATCTAGGCGAACCAAGGTGGTCAAGGGGGGTCAAAAAACTTAGGCGACACTAACAAGGTGCCCATCCAAAAAAATCCGCTTGGACGCCAAGGGGACACCTTGAAAACTATGTAATTAGATATTGACCTCATCTTGCAGATATGGAAAAGAAATCTTGGTACACTTAAAGGAAGCAGTTTTGTATTTAAATGAACTGATGATGGTTTTGAGTTGTCAAGCATCTTCTGTATTTACAAcagcttttatatatatatatatatatatatcccctCATGTTCCTGTTTCATGCTCTTGAAGCTCTTGAAGCTCTTGGAAATCTCTGATCAGGAAAGAATctttccaaaaggataaaaaatgttatttatttaaagagaaggaaaatctaaaatgaaacaaaataagtCAGAAAGGTCATTAGGGTATTTAATCCTCTGTTCGAATAACTTTGAGTGTAGTCTATCGATTTTCTTATCCTTTTATGCTCTAGCTTTACTGAGCGAAGTATGGGACAAAGGATATATTGATTTTCCTTTTATCCTTTTGATTCAATGTTAGTGTAGAATGTTGACATAAGTATTTAGCTTCCTTTAAGGTTGTATATGAATAAATTTGATGCAGTAGCTTTTCCGTGGACCGGCACAAACCTATTTGGAAGCCTAGACTGGATGAGCAGggtccaaatctgattttggtCCAGTAGGATATTTAGGAATTAAATTGGTTGATATTgtgatgtaatattttatttaattatgttttattttggtATGAGTTAGATACGTAGGAGTTTAGCTTCATTGTTTGAGTTAGTTTCCAGTTTCCATGTTTCCTTATTAGAGccagtttttatttttgagtATAGATTTCCTCTTACTTGGGCTATTTGACTGTGgcgcaacggttaagttgcactattgcaatatGTTGGCCATAGGTTTGAAGTTTGGAAACAGCCTTTCttgtgaagcagggggtaaggctacaTTTGCCCCCcaccccagaccctgcagtagtgggagccttgtggACTGGGTTGCTCTTAGATTTCCTCTTACTTATATGCATGCAATCCTATGATGGGGTTAGAGAGTTGAATGGAATGATTTGAGTTGCTGTTTTAGCCAAGGATTGGTCATACTTTTCCCATCCCCTTCCTCTTCATTGATCCAGACCTTCCCTGCCTTACTTCTTTTTAAGgttattcttcatcttctttcaatAAAAGGCACGAACTATTCCCTCCCTCTTGTAttctttccttcccttcttctttgtatcatctttctaatttctgtccTGCTATTATCGAATCAACTGTGTAGTGAGGGATTTGATCAAACTCCCTAATGACCTATCCATTGGGTCTGAGTTTTGGGGCAAATGAAGCCCTTCCATAGGCAACCTGAACTGCAGAATCTTGTTCCCCGAAACCTATCCTTTAGATAGTTCTATTTCAAAGCTCAGAACTGATTTCGTTCCTACTGCAAACCCAGTTGCAGGTCCaaatattatattattcttTCTACCCACTGGTTCTGTTATTGATCTCTTCATAGGCCTGGCAGTTACAAAACATTCCTACTAATCTCAAGTCAATCTATGACTAAGTTGGGTGAGTTCTCATTCATAAGGTTTGCCCATCTCTGCTGGTTGCATTCTGTGTTGAGGTAGAAGACAACCCACTTAAGTAATTACTAATAAGGACGCATTCTTCATACTTACTCAAAAGACACTACCTTCCTATTTTGTTAAATCCTTATGTTAATTTCCAAAagtacctttttttctttatagttAATTCCGAGTTGGTCCCAAATTTTGTTACCTTATTTCTTAAAGGCCTATCTTGAAAATTACAGAACTGCCGTCACCTTTAAATTATCATTTATCACTTGAGTGGGCCCATAGCAACCCAAATGGGGTTTTGTGACCCAGGATTGCATTAATTTTTATGACTGGTTTCTGCCTCTAATGTTTTAGGTAATTAGCTGCTCCTGAGATCCATTATCCTTCAGGCGGTGACCAAACGATTGGATCTCTTATAACTATAAGCGTCCAATTTCTCTTTTGCTTTCCCTTGCCACCCGTTGTGTGTTTTCATCATCACAtcaatatttttagaaattatctTAACTTATTCTGTGCTATGGGTTAGCCAGTGAAAACTTCGAAATACTTTGGACTTAGAGGAGTTCCTTTCGTctgaaatataaataatattCATTACTCTTTCAGGCATTTCTCGAAAGGGTACAATTGCTTGGAATTTGACCAATTGAAATATCCGGAAAcaagattttattattattgaggGTTGTTCTGGTGTGTGTAAAACAGAAAATGGTTTGAGCATGGTGCTTGAAGAAAATACCTTTTGAGCTCTGGTATTGATAAGTGGGATTGATAAATGTTGGTTCCGAAATGTAATCTAGCCATGATGGAAGAGCTTCTCTTTCACTCTTTCATAGATGTTGCAAGCTTGCAATCTTTTTACTGCTATAAGggtttgcttctttcttttggGAACTAATGATTTCTGTTAGCCAAGCTGGCTGTACTGAGTTAATGTAAAGGAtgtagaggatttttttttttaaatatataactTTTGAGTGACTGTTTACAAGCTATTAAGTGAATAGGGTGTCATTTCTTAATAGGGGAATGAACAACTGTTGGATTTAGCAGGCCTTGTGTTGCCATACAGCACTTAAAATTTCGGACAGAGTTCGATCACCTGGACTACATGCTGGTTCACCATCCTGTTCCCTGTCAAGAGGTTGAGTACAGCTCAATCATGGTTATTTCTAACTCCTCTTTCTCAGTTTCCAAAATTGCCCCTCTCTACCTCTATTATCCTCTTTTGTCCTTTAATTTTCATTCCAAGTTTGTCCTTATTCAATTAGTACTATTTTTCTTTGTGTCCTTAGCCCTTTTATTTACCAAGTGACTCCTTGAAGGATCTGGTCAATTACGAGATTGTCATTACCCTCTAATAAGTGTGCTATATTGTTTTGGGTGGACCCATAGTGAACCCAAATCGGGTTTTCGAACCCCAAGATCGCATAAAAAAACCTAGCTTGGCAAGGGCTGAGATTGAATGAAGATGGGAACTCATGCTAAATGTGGTTTCAGAAAGGGAAGAGTTGGAATTCTCTCCCTCCCCACACCCTCTCAATCTCTCAGACACCTCATAAATCTAGTGGCTTTTCTTTTAGCTTAATCAATGTTGTCTCACCCTTCCATTAGAAATCCATTAAACCCTTCAGTTTTTCTGATTAGAATTAATGAGGATTCCTGGTACCAGGAATCTTTGGGTGAATACATTTGGGaaatttctgtttattttttaCACATCTGTAGGGAGGTGAACTCTCTTCTACATTTTAATAAAGCAGTCGATTGTGCTTAATTGCTATGAAAAACCATTTTATAATCTTGTTGTTGACAATCAGAACGCTCTTGAGATTGTTTTTTGTTAGATTTAGTTTGTTACTGCATGAAAATAATAATTCTGAGGATATAATATACTTAAAGCTCTTCCTCCTTTATGCTGTTTTTTTGGAATCTTTTGGAGATTGTCATTCTTGTGTTCATTGCTTAAATTTCTTTGCCATCACCTACAGAAGAATTTAGTTTTATATTGGGTCTTATCCAATTCTTAGCCTTTCTTTCTCTCAATAATCTTCGTTAACCAACCCCATCAGGGCCCTTTTTTTTTTNNNNNNNNNNNNNNNNNNNNtttttttttttttttgccctcaGTTTAATGGGCTATTTGTAACAGTAGGCATGACCCATCTTAGGAGCACCTGTTCAGAAGCCATTGTGGTAAGGGAAttgaaaccagaaaaaaaattcatccaaaaaaaaaaaaaaaccagaaaaacatCTTGGGATTTAATCTGTTGACTATTATTTCCTGTTGGAAAATGATTCTCGTGAATATACTACATGTTATTGCTCAAGAGTCTGGTTTAGTGGCAAATCAATTAGTAAAACTATAAAGATATTATAATGGGAATGAAAACTGGAAAATGGATAAACAAGAGTGATGTAGATAAAACATGGCCTTGGGTTCGGTTCTAtaatgttgggcctttggtccagtGGGTTTTtgttgtaataggccactttaatgggacCTTAAATATGGGGAGGAAGAATGAATATGGGATTTATTACTTGCTTGAGTTGTGAGGTCTAgttgttgttttcttctttattttatagTATCCTAGTCACTTACGAGTACCTCCAGGCTCCAAGGTAAGCTATTAGCCGAAGGAGTTTTAGACTTAGTTTGAGTACCTCCAGGCTCCAAAGTTTGTAAATGGCTACAGCCCTGCATGTGAATTTAGTAATGAAGATGATCGTTTGTGGATTTTAACTTTATTCTGTGAATTCAAGAGGTACATTTGTGGATTCGGGTGTGAAAGCTGTAGGTTCAGCATGGGTGTTGAGGGATTCCAACCCCAAAGGTCAGGTGGATTCCCGATcatatttttccccttttctccttTCTATCATCTACATCTGATCCAGGTCAGTTCTAAActaaattatattatactaCCTGCAATTTTTTGTTTCAGTTTGAGTATTTCTGGTTTCAGTTTATGCTTACTTCTAAATTTGTTTCAGCAATAGTTCTTCgtctaattgttctttgtttgcTGATCTGAATACCTGTTTCAGTTCTAGTTACAATTCTGGCCAAAATCTGATCTTTCAATCTAATTCTGAGATCCTTATTTGAGTAGGATTTTTCAAATCCTCAGTTTTGGGCATAGAGTCCaaattatcttttctatttattgTTACGGTCTGAGGGTGGGCCTcagtgcaatggtaaggttgctccattgcgacctcgTGGTCATGGGTTCAAGTCAGGAAGCAGCCTCTCCACGAAAGGTGGGGGGGGAGGTAAGGTTGCTTGCATATCTACACCTACCCAGGCCCCACAGGGGCGGGAGCATAATGCACTGGGTGTGCCCTTATTTAATGTTATGTTCTCAGTTTGCTATCTAATCATTAGATCAGTTATTTGATACTGCAATTTTGAGTCCCTGAATTTCTACATTTCGAATTCTGGTTTCCCATTGGAATTGTCAGTTTTCTATTTCAACAAGGATTCTTCcataatttgaaatttgactGTAGGATTGTTTTAAAAATTTACTGAGATATTCTCACTGATAAACAGCCCACTCAACCAGAAAATTGACCGGATCAGATTTTCTGATCATCTCATGATTAAAATTCTCTTGAAATCGGTTTTGGTTCCTTCTCTGCGATTCTGGAAAATTTTCTGGTTTCTAAGCCCTAACCATTAGGCGTTGTAGGAACTACATTGTGATAAATTTCTCTTTGAATGCAAAATATTAAAGGAAACATGCTTGTGTACTAGAGGACAACTGGACAAGATCCAAAGAGAGTCAAGTCTACTTATGCCATAAAGGTATAACGGTTGTCCAAGGATAACTTTTGAGGATGACCTTTGTGGCGGGCAATGTTGGAAGAGAATTAAAATGTGTGAAGCTGTTTGGAATGGGGAAGCTATGTGATTTGTGCTTCAGACTTCATCCTTAGTGCCAACTAAGTCCTCTTTGTTAATGAGGGAGTTGAAGTTTACTTGGGGTTCCAATCAAAAGGAAATAAGTGAGAGAGTTAGAggatatatgtatatatatttttcaagcGCTTAAAGAGGCTTAATAAGATGATTTGGATTTGCGGATTTGGAGGGAGGGTTATGAGGAATGCTTTGTGCTTTCGCTCATAGAGTATTTGCCTTTGGATGACTTGGGGAAAGGATAAAACTCAGCCAGAATGTGTTTACTCATGTATCAGTGGAGGACATGATGAACCTTTTACTTGTGAATTTTGTAGTTGCTAGAACATATCGATATCTTTTGGGAAAAATGTATGGGtattattttctcttccttGTTAGAGGTGGCTTGAATGATGTGtctgtagaaatgcaacccttaAACTTTGCAGAATAGAATGGACAAACAAGAAcaaaacaatgcacacagacttacgaggttcagcaagattgcctacatccttggtgagatgagatcttgcttcactattgATGAAAGATAGGGtaacaacgctcgtcctcacacgtCTCTTAGATTGCTTACTGAGATATATgaccttgctacaaatatatagcgaaaccCTATATGagaaatttacaaaattacccataagGTATGTCGACCCACTTTTGCCACAGATGGAATTAAAGACATCCATGTCTATTCCCAACCGTGTCATAAGTCTGTGAAATGTCTTATTGTATGAGCAGCAGACCCCTGGCTTTGGTGCTGGAGGATGTTTAATTGCTTATAATTTGGAGAGTGGTACTTTTTGAGGtattttaaaagaaagaaatagaaaaagattTGAAGGAAAGAGGAGACAAGTCCTTCAGACATGTGAGGATGTTGGCAATCTCTTGGTtgatttattttaaaagaatttaAGACTTGTTATAGCATATGGCAACTATTTTATTCCCATTTTTGGTTCACAAAAACTTTACTTATTTGGTGTATGGCAGGCGTGTAAATTCTCATTGCCACTGCTGGAATGAATATGCATCTAACCAGAATTTCAACATAGGTGGTTGGAAGCTGGGTTGAGCTCATGCACAGCTGATGCTTTAAGTTGCATCCTAGTTGGTCTTGCCTTAGGGACTTCTTAAGCCCAAACATTTTCAGATAACCTGGTAGTTAGAAGATACAGGAACACTGAAATTTATGTTACCTCTTCTATGTCCCGTGGTAACtgtctcccttctctctccccacaaacaccccccccccaaaaaaaaaaaaaagagaaaaaaattcccatCACATTGACATGCAAACATGACACTGTTTCTATGCCAGTCCTTTTATCTTCATAATGTGCAATTCTAGCAATTTTTTGCTATTGTTGTACTTGAGAAACTGACAATTCTTATTCTGGTTTCCAGATTTCTGATGCTGTCCTCGGGAATTATTTATGGGTACTACTCAATAATCCTAAAAATTGATGAGGAGGATTTTGGAGGTCACGGAGCCCTCCTTCAGGAAGGACTTTTTGCATCAGTTACTCTGTTTCTAGTACGTATGGTCACGGTCTAATACTTTGTATTCCAGATATACGAATTTGTATGTATGAAAGTATCAGTACGACAGTACCAGTTATAACAACTTATTTGCTTTTGTCTACCGTGCAGCTTGTTTGGACTCTAGTATACAGCTTAGCTCATTTCTGATTGGTCGTTTACACTGATGTGCCAAACGCATCCATACTGGATTTTCCTATCTCATTTAgtcttctcttttttcatatTCTGGAGCAACAGTTGGCACAATTTTCTCAATTAAGTGAACCACCATTGGTTATCCCCACACAAGAAAGGGAGATTAAGTCTTACCAATTATGAGgatcagtgcatgtcatggtgCCGTACTGGCATGGTGCAGGGAGCTATGTAATTGTGCAGCTTGTACGGTtacaagaaaaatggaatcTAGGATGGTGAGTTTCATGTagcctactttttttttttatttaagtcaTAAGTTTGTTTTTGGTAGTGAAATTTGTTATTTAGCAAAGCTTGACAACACCTTGGAGGCTGGAATGAAACAAAATGTCTCATTACTGGATGCAAGGTTTCtggtttcttttttgctttaaaCCCCTCTGTCATTTACCTATTGAACTATTCTATTCTTGTTATGCCACCGTATCCGTTTCATCCAGTATCAAGGATTTTCAAAGGGAAAAACTATCAATTTTTCCAGTATTGAGgattttaaaagggaaaaactatcaatttttttttttaaactataaCACATGCGCAACTCATGACAGAGAGGTATCAAAATCAAGCAAtgttaggttgtgtttggtatgcattctctgAACGCATTCTGATCTAGAGTGCATTCTGGAGTGTCAGAAAAGccttttggtatgcattctcaatTCCTAGAACAAGTCTAGGAACGAGGCGCATTCTGGAATGTGCTATTATGCTCATTCTGCGTTCTTGTTCCGTAGCCAAGCAGCAATGATCATGAATGATGAACAGTGGTGATGtcaccccccccctcctctttgTGCCTACCAAGTTATG
Protein-coding regions in this window:
- the LOC122057067 gene encoding respirasome Complex Assembly Factor 1-like; translation: MKEGKSVKFNLQQQNDRVSPFKLAKLLDPEASWDKDQLGDALHWIRQVIGLVCGLLWGAVPFVGAIWIVVFLMLSSGIIYGYYSIILKIDEEDFGGHGALLQEGLFASVTLFLLVWTLVYSLAHF